A single genomic interval of Blochmannia endosymbiont of Camponotus sp. C-003 harbors:
- the argS gene encoding arginine--tRNA ligase, with translation MNLQKFLLKKIHRALLSITNESFLDLIQVQQSTKRKFGNYQINGLITISKKLNLPVEEFSKKLIKFINLNDIAHTIKIEKPGFINIFLNPTWISNQIDNIFYLSHLGVTPATPKTIIIDYSGPNVAKEMHVGHLRSTVIGDSIARILSFLGHNVVRINHIGDWGTQFGMLIAYIENNTQHGFLLNENVQLSTLEHFYRKAKKKYDIDPNFAELSRNYVLKLQKGDKHYLQIWKRLVDISISNNQSIYTRLNIALKESNIMGESFYNDMLPNIVLDLKNKGLAIISNGATVVLLEKYRNKHGTPFGVIVQKKDGAYLYSTTDIACIKYRCQVLHADRIIYYTDSRQKQHLIQAWEIADKAGYIEKSVLLEHHMCGMLLGKDNRPFQTRSGNALKLKKLLDEAWERARCLILSKNPNLRYTEINKLAHVMSIGAIKYSELSKNRTTDYIFDWNSMLNFEGNTAPYIQYAYTRIFSVFKRFTNPNFQLKNNNIQLETEEEILLAICLLQFEETIVAVSKQGAPHMLCSYLYKLSVLFSSFYENCPIITAHNTSTKYSRLKLALITARILKTGLNLLGIKTIRYM, from the coding sequence ATCTGATACAAGTACAACAATCAACAAAAAGAAAATTTGGAAACTATCAAATTAATGGTTTAATAACTATTTCTAAAAAATTAAATCTACCTGTAGAAGAATTCTCCAAAAAACTCATAAAATTTATTAATTTAAATGATATCGCTCATACAATAAAAATTGAAAAACCAGGATTTATTAACATATTTTTAAATCCAACATGGATATCCAATCAAATTGATAATATTTTTTATCTATCTCATCTAGGTGTTACTCCTGCTACACCAAAAACTATTATTATTGATTATTCTGGACCAAATGTTGCAAAAGAAATGCATGTTGGTCATTTACGTTCAACTGTTATCGGAGATAGTATTGCACGTATTTTATCTTTTTTAGGGCATAATGTTGTACGAATAAATCACATAGGAGATTGGGGCACTCAATTTGGAATGCTTATCGCCTACATAGAGAACAACACACAACATGGATTTTTATTAAATGAAAATGTACAATTATCCACTTTAGAACATTTTTACCGAAAAGCTAAAAAAAAATATGATATTGATCCTAATTTTGCTGAATTATCCCGAAACTATGTTCTGAAATTACAAAAAGGCGATAAACATTATCTTCAAATATGGAAACGTCTAGTAGATATTTCTATATCAAATAATCAAAGCATATATACGCGATTGAATATTGCCTTAAAAGAAAGCAACATTATGGGAGAAAGTTTTTACAATGATATGCTTCCTAATATCGTATTAGATTTGAAAAATAAAGGCTTAGCAATCATAAGTAATGGAGCTACCGTGGTACTGCTCGAAAAGTATCGCAACAAACACGGTACCCCTTTTGGAGTGATTGTTCAAAAAAAAGACGGAGCTTATTTATATAGCACCACCGATATTGCTTGCATAAAATATCGATGTCAAGTACTACATGCCGACAGAATTATATATTATACTGATTCTCGACAAAAACAACATCTAATACAAGCATGGGAAATTGCTGATAAAGCAGGCTATATAGAAAAATCAGTGTTATTAGAACACCATATGTGTGGCATGCTACTCGGCAAAGACAACAGACCATTTCAAACACGATCGGGCAATGCATTAAAATTAAAAAAATTATTAGATGAAGCTTGGGAACGAGCTCGTTGTTTAATATTAAGTAAAAATCCCAATTTAAGATATACTGAAATCAATAAGCTAGCGCATGTTATGAGTATCGGTGCTATTAAATATTCTGAATTATCAAAAAATCGTACTACAGATTACATATTTGATTGGAATAGTATGTTGAACTTCGAAGGAAATACAGCACCTTATATACAATATGCATATACCAGGATTTTTTCTGTTTTTAAACGATTTACAAACCCCAATTTTCAATTAAAAAACAATAATATTCAATTAGAAACTGAGGAAGAAATATTGCTAGCAATTTGTTTGCTTCAATTTGAAGAAACAATTGTTGCGGTATCAAAACAAGGAGCTCCTCATATGCTATGTTCTTATTTGTATAAATTGTCTGTACTATTTTCCTCCTTTTATGAAAATTGTCCCATTATCACAGCACATAATACATCCACTAAATATAGTAGATTAAAATTAGCATTAATTACTGCCCGTATTTTAAAAACAGGATTAAATTTATTAGGAATCAAAACGATAAGATATATGTGA